A genome region from Pseudomonas sp. S06B 330 includes the following:
- the rpmG gene encoding 50S ribosomal protein L33: MRELIRLVSTANTGHFYTTDKNKRTTPDKIEIKKFDPVVRKHVIYKEAKIK; the protein is encoded by the coding sequence ATGCGTGAATTGATCCGTCTGGTGTCGACCGCTAATACCGGCCACTTCTACACCACCGACAAGAACAAGCGCACTACTCCGGACAAAATCGAAATCAAAAAATTCGATCCGGTTGTTCGCAAGCACGTGATCTACAAGGAAGCCAAGATCAAGTAA
- the rpmB gene encoding 50S ribosomal protein L28, with translation MSRVCQVTGKGPVTGNNISHANNKTRRRFLPNLQHHRFWVESEKRFVRLRVSAKGMRIIDKRGIDAVLVDIRRNGAKV, from the coding sequence ATGTCGAGAGTCTGTCAAGTTACCGGTAAGGGTCCGGTAACTGGGAATAACATTTCCCACGCAAACAACAAAACCCGTCGTCGTTTCCTGCCGAACCTGCAGCATCATCGCTTCTGGGTCGAGTCCGAGAAGCGTTTCGTGCGTCTGCGCGTATCTGCCAAAGGCATGCGCATCATCGACAAGCGCGGCATTGATGCCGTTCTGGTCGACATTCGCCGTAACGGCGCTAAGGTCTAA
- a CDS encoding ABC transporter substrate-binding protein yields MRVATLPLLFATLLGPVLAQAAALSVCTEASPEGFDVVQYNSLTTTNASADVLMNRLVEFDAGKGQVVPSLAESWTVSPDGLIYEFKLRPEVKLHSTGYFKPSRTLNADDVLFSFQRMLYPAHSWHKIAQSGFPHAQSLQLPSLIKQIEAPEPLTVRFTLDHPDATFLATLSMGFASIYSAEYADQLLKAGTPEKLNSQPIGTGPFVFNRFQKDAVIRYRANPDYFAGKPGVDPLIFAITPDANVRLQKLKRNECQIALSPKPLDIAAASTDPALKVEKTEAFMTAFVAINSQHAPLDKPEVRQAINLAFDKASYLKAVFENTAVAANGPYPPNTWSYAKDLPGYSTDLDKARTLLAKAGLKDGFSTTIWTRPQGSLLNPNPSLGAQLLQADLAKVGIKAEIRVIEWGELIRRAKAGEHDLLFMGWAGDNGDPDNFLSPQFACAAVKSGTNFARYCDQRLDQLISAGKTTTDQSVRSRLYQQAQALIQQQALWLPLAHPTAAALVRQNVEGYQVSPFGRQDFAKVSSTR; encoded by the coding sequence ATGCGCGTTGCTACATTACCCTTATTGTTTGCCACCCTGCTCGGCCCGGTACTTGCCCAGGCGGCTGCGCTGAGTGTGTGCACCGAGGCCAGCCCCGAAGGCTTCGATGTGGTTCAGTACAACTCGCTGACCACCACCAATGCGTCAGCCGACGTCCTGATGAATCGTCTGGTCGAGTTCGATGCTGGCAAAGGTCAGGTAGTGCCCAGCCTGGCCGAAAGCTGGACGGTTTCGCCCGATGGACTGATTTATGAGTTCAAGTTACGCCCTGAGGTGAAGCTCCACAGCACCGGTTATTTCAAGCCAAGCCGCACGCTGAACGCTGACGACGTCCTGTTCAGCTTTCAACGGATGCTCTACCCCGCGCACTCCTGGCACAAGATCGCCCAGAGTGGCTTTCCACATGCACAGTCGCTGCAACTGCCCAGCCTGATCAAGCAAATTGAAGCCCCCGAGCCACTGACCGTGCGCTTCACCCTCGACCATCCGGATGCCACGTTCCTGGCCACCCTGAGCATGGGTTTTGCCTCGATTTATTCCGCCGAGTACGCCGACCAATTGCTCAAAGCCGGTACGCCGGAGAAGCTCAACAGCCAGCCAATCGGCACCGGGCCGTTTGTCTTCAATCGCTTCCAGAAAGACGCGGTGATCCGCTACCGGGCCAACCCGGACTACTTTGCCGGCAAGCCGGGTGTCGATCCGCTGATTTTCGCCATTACCCCCGATGCCAACGTGCGCCTGCAAAAGCTCAAACGCAATGAATGCCAGATCGCCCTGTCGCCCAAGCCGCTGGATATTGCGGCGGCCAGCACCGATCCGGCCCTGAAGGTGGAAAAGACCGAAGCGTTCATGACCGCGTTCGTTGCCATCAACAGCCAGCATGCGCCGCTGGACAAGCCAGAAGTACGCCAGGCCATCAATCTGGCCTTCGACAAGGCCAGCTACCTCAAAGCGGTGTTCGAGAACACCGCCGTCGCTGCCAATGGCCCCTACCCGCCTAACACCTGGAGCTATGCCAAGGACCTGCCGGGTTACTCCACTGACCTGGACAAGGCCCGGACACTGCTAGCCAAAGCAGGCCTGAAAGATGGCTTCAGCACTACGATCTGGACCCGTCCACAAGGCAGCCTGCTCAACCCCAACCCGAGCCTCGGCGCACAGTTGCTGCAGGCTGACCTGGCCAAGGTCGGCATCAAGGCCGAGATCCGTGTGATCGAGTGGGGCGAGCTGATTCGCCGCGCCAAGGCTGGCGAGCATGATTTGCTGTTCATGGGGTGGGCCGGTGACAACGGTGATCCGGACAACTTCCTCAGCCCGCAATTCGCCTGTGCGGCGGTAAAGTCCGGGACCAACTTCGCCCGCTACTGCGACCAGCGCCTGGACCAGTTGATCAGCGCTGGCAAGACCACCACCGACCAGAGCGTGCGCAGCCGCCTGTATCAGCAGGCCCAGGCGTTGATCCAGCAGCAGGCACTATGGCTGCCACTGGCACACCCGACCGCTGCAGCGCTGGTCCGTCAGAACGTGGAAGGCTACCAAGTCAGCCCGTTCGGTCGCCAGGACTTCGCCAAGGTCAGCTCGACGCGCTGA
- the radC gene encoding RadC family protein — MSIRDWPEAERPREKLLERGAGSLSDAELLAVFLRTGVAGMSAVDLARHLLKQFGGLRHLLEADQATFQREVGLGPAKYTQLQAVMEIGRRHLEQTIVRDSALQSPDAVRRYLKAKLRHESSEVFGCLFLDTKHRPLGFEVLFRGSIDSASVYPREVIKRALANNAAALIICHNHPSGVSEPSQADLHLTKRIKEALALVDVRLLDHVIVGEGEPLSMVEHGWISASS, encoded by the coding sequence ATGAGTATCAGGGATTGGCCTGAGGCGGAGCGGCCGCGGGAAAAACTGTTGGAACGTGGGGCAGGCAGCTTGTCGGACGCTGAGCTGTTGGCAGTATTTTTACGCACAGGTGTCGCGGGTATGAGCGCCGTTGACCTAGCGCGGCATCTGTTGAAGCAATTTGGTGGACTGCGTCATCTGCTGGAGGCTGATCAGGCCACGTTTCAGCGTGAAGTTGGGCTGGGGCCGGCGAAATACACCCAGTTGCAAGCCGTGATGGAAATCGGTCGGCGGCACTTGGAGCAAACCATTGTTCGCGATTCGGCACTGCAAAGCCCCGACGCGGTACGACGCTACCTCAAAGCCAAGTTGCGCCATGAAAGCAGCGAAGTGTTTGGCTGCCTTTTTCTCGACACCAAACACCGGCCATTAGGTTTTGAGGTGCTCTTTCGCGGCTCAATCGATAGCGCCAGTGTCTATCCCAGAGAGGTCATCAAGCGCGCACTGGCAAACAATGCTGCCGCGTTGATCATTTGTCACAACCACCCCTCTGGAGTGTCAGAACCGAGTCAGGCCGACCTGCACCTGACCAAACGCATCAAGGAAGCGCTGGCGCTGGTTGATGTGCGTCTGCTCGACCATGTCATCGTCGGTGAGGGTGAACCGCTATCGATGGTCGAGCATGGTTGGATCAGCGCGTCGAGCTGA
- the coaBC gene encoding bifunctional phosphopantothenoylcysteine decarboxylase/phosphopantothenate--cysteine ligase CoaBC has translation MQRLYRKRIVLGVGGGIAAYKSAELVRRLLEHGAQVRVVMTRGGAEFITPLTLQALSGHPVHMDLLDPAAEAAMGHIELAKWADLVLIAPATADLLARLAQGVADDLLTTLVLATDATVAVAPAMNQAMWRDPATQANLELLQSRDIKVYGPASGSQACGDVGLGRMLEANDLAWCAAESFKRESLTGKHIVITAGPTQENIDPVRYITNHSSGKMGFALAEAAVEAGAKVTLISGPVHLPTPDRVSRIDVVSARDMLAACEAAMPCDIFIASAAVADYRPEVVAPQKLKKDPTTGDGLLLQMVRNPDILASIATRPDRPFSVGFAAETEHLLDYAARKLKDKNLDLIVANDVANPSIGFNSEENACSVIDRQLHETLFAQTSKGKIARQLVAFIAERLNQV, from the coding sequence ATGCAGCGGCTGTATCGTAAGCGCATCGTTCTCGGCGTCGGCGGCGGCATCGCCGCCTACAAAAGTGCCGAACTGGTTCGCCGGCTTCTGGAACACGGTGCGCAGGTGCGCGTCGTCATGACCCGCGGTGGCGCTGAGTTCATCACGCCACTGACCCTGCAAGCACTCTCCGGCCACCCGGTGCACATGGACCTATTGGACCCTGCTGCCGAAGCGGCGATGGGCCATATCGAGCTGGCCAAATGGGCCGACCTGGTGCTGATTGCGCCAGCCACCGCCGACCTGCTGGCACGTCTTGCCCAAGGCGTGGCCGATGACCTGTTAACCACCTTGGTGCTGGCCACCGACGCCACCGTGGCCGTCGCCCCGGCGATGAACCAAGCCATGTGGCGCGACCCTGCCACCCAGGCCAACCTCGAGCTGCTACAGAGCCGCGACATCAAGGTCTATGGCCCAGCCTCCGGTAGTCAGGCCTGTGGCGATGTCGGCCTCGGACGCATGCTCGAAGCCAACGACCTGGCCTGGTGCGCCGCAGAAAGCTTCAAGCGCGAGTCGCTGACCGGCAAGCACATCGTGATCACCGCTGGACCGACCCAGGAAAACATCGATCCGGTGCGCTACATCACCAACCACAGCTCCGGGAAAATGGGCTTTGCCCTGGCTGAAGCGGCGGTCGAAGCCGGTGCCAAAGTCACCTTGATCAGTGGGCCGGTGCATTTGCCAACGCCTGATCGGGTCAGCCGCATCGACGTAGTCAGCGCTCGCGACATGCTCGCCGCCTGCGAAGCTGCGATGCCCTGCGATATTTTCATCGCCTCGGCTGCGGTCGCGGACTACCGACCTGAAGTGGTCGCCCCACAGAAACTCAAGAAAGACCCCACGACAGGTGACGGCCTGCTGCTGCAGATGGTCCGCAACCCGGACATCCTGGCCAGCATCGCCACCCGTCCTGACCGCCCGTTCAGCGTCGGCTTCGCCGCCGAGACCGAACACCTGCTCGACTACGCTGCACGCAAGCTCAAGGACAAGAACCTCGACCTGATTGTCGCCAACGATGTGGCCAACCCCAGCATCGGCTTCAACAGCGAGGAAAACGCCTGCAGCGTGATCGATCGCCAGCTCCACGAAACACTCTTCGCACAGACCAGCAAGGGCAAGATCGCCCGCCAGCTGGTTGCTTTCATCGCCGAACGTCTCAACCAGGTTTAA
- the dut gene encoding dUTP diphosphatase, producing the protein MHALQAKILDPRIGNEFPLPQYATPGSAGLDLRAMLKQDTVLEPGQTLLIPTGLSVYIGDPGLAALILPRSGLGHKHGIVLGNLVGLIDSDYQGELMVSCWNRGQTPFTIAVGERIAQLVLVPVVQAHFDIVEAFDESQRGAGGFGHSGSN; encoded by the coding sequence ATGCACGCTCTACAAGCCAAGATTCTTGATCCACGCATCGGTAACGAATTCCCGCTGCCGCAGTACGCCACGCCGGGCTCAGCCGGCCTCGACCTGCGCGCCATGCTCAAGCAGGACACCGTCCTGGAGCCGGGCCAGACCTTGCTGATCCCTACCGGCCTGTCGGTTTACATCGGCGACCCAGGCCTGGCCGCACTGATCCTGCCGCGCTCGGGCCTTGGTCACAAACACGGCATCGTGCTGGGCAACCTGGTCGGCCTGATCGATTCCGACTACCAGGGCGAGCTGATGGTTTCTTGCTGGAACCGTGGCCAGACCCCCTTCACCATCGCCGTCGGCGAGCGTATTGCGCAACTGGTCCTGGTACCGGTGGTACAAGCTCATTTCGACATCGTCGAAGCCTTCGACGAGAGCCAGCGTGGCGCTGGCGGCTTTGGACATTCGGGCAGCAACTGA
- the argB gene encoding acetylglutamate kinase, whose translation MTLDRDAATHVAQVLSEALPYIRRFVGKTLVIKYGGNAMESEELKTGFARDIVLMKAVGINPVVVHGGGPQIGDLLKRLSIESHFIDGMRVTDAQTMDVVEMVLGGQVNKDIVNLINSHGGSAIGLTGKDAQLIRAKKLTVTRQTPEMTTPEIIDIGHVGEVVGVNTDLLNMLVKGDFIPVIAPIGVGANGESYNINADLVAGKVAEALKAEKLMLLTNIAGLMDKQGTVLTGLTTEQVNELIADGTIYGGMLPKIRCALEAVQGGVNSSHIIDGRVPNAVLLEIFTDSGVGTLITNSKPR comes from the coding sequence ATGACCCTCGATCGCGATGCCGCCACCCATGTCGCCCAGGTTTTGTCCGAAGCGCTGCCTTACATCCGACGCTTTGTCGGCAAGACCCTGGTGATCAAATACGGCGGCAACGCGATGGAGAGCGAAGAGCTCAAAACCGGTTTTGCCCGCGATATCGTGCTGATGAAGGCGGTCGGCATCAACCCGGTGGTCGTGCATGGTGGCGGACCGCAGATCGGTGATCTGCTCAAGCGCCTGTCGATCGAAAGCCACTTTATCGATGGCATGCGCGTTACCGACGCGCAGACCATGGACGTGGTCGAGATGGTGCTTGGCGGCCAGGTGAACAAGGACATCGTCAACCTGATCAACAGCCATGGCGGCAGCGCCATTGGCCTGACCGGTAAAGACGCCCAACTGATCCGTGCGAAAAAGCTCACCGTTACCCGCCAGACGCCTGAGATGACCACCCCGGAAATCATCGATATCGGCCATGTCGGCGAAGTGGTCGGGGTTAATACCGACCTGCTGAACATGCTGGTCAAAGGTGACTTCATCCCGGTCATCGCTCCAATCGGCGTCGGTGCCAACGGTGAGTCGTACAACATCAACGCGGACCTGGTCGCGGGCAAGGTGGCAGAAGCACTTAAGGCTGAAAAGCTGATGCTGCTGACCAACATCGCCGGCCTGATGGACAAGCAAGGCACCGTACTCACCGGGCTGACCACTGAGCAGGTCAACGAACTGATCGCCGACGGCACTATCTATGGCGGCATGCTGCCGAAGATCCGTTGCGCTCTGGAAGCGGTGCAAGGCGGCGTCAACAGCTCGCACATCATTGATGGCCGGGTACCGAATGCGGTGCTGTTGGAGATCTTTACCGACAGTGGTGTGGGTACATTGATTACCAACAGCAAGCCACGTTAA